GCGACCACGCCCATCTTGAAGTTCTCGGTGGCCTTGATCACGCCGCTGCGGTATGCGAACAGAAGCGCGGCCAGGGTGCCGAAGGTCAGCAGCACGGCCTGGAACACGATGCCCGGGTACTTCATGTTGAACAGTGCCGAGACGGCGCCCAGGAACAGGCCTTCGACCAGCGCGTACATCGGTGCGGTGACCGGCGACCATTCCTTCTTGAAGATGGTGATCAGCGCCAGCACCAGGCCGCCGATCGCGCCACCGATCGCGTACAGGCTCGCGCTGCCGGAAACCTGGCCGTACTCGTCGACCGACTGGCTCCAGGCGAACGCCGCGGTCAGCACGGTCAACAGCAGCAGGATGCCGGTCTTGTTGGCGGTGCCGTTGAGGGTCATCACCTGGTCGGGGCTGGTCACCACCGAGCCGCTGGCGAGGTCGAGGAAGGTCGACTCGGAAAGAGCCGGGTTGCCGCTGCGCATGCGTGTTCTCCGTGCGAATGAAGGTCGGGACGGCCATCCGGCCGATGACCGCGAGCATAGCCGATGACCACGCACGGCGCTGTGGCAGACTTCAGGCTGGAGCCGCCCGCGTTGACAGTTCGCGATGTGCTTGGCGACAATGAACGACTCCCCGGGCCTGGCCCGAGGGGATTGCAAGACCGGGGTATAGCGCAGTCTGGTAGCGCGCCTGCTTTGGGAGCAGGATGTCGGGGGTTCGAATCCCTCTACCCCGACCAATCCCACGTCACGTCGGATTGGACACCGTTCCGGTTCGGGCGCCCGTAGCTCAACTGGATAGAGCACCGGCCTTCTAAGCCGGCGGTTACAGGTTCGATTCCTGTCGGGCGCGCCATTGGCGAGACAGCGGGGTCGCATCGGCGGATGTGAAGAAGTGCTTGCAAAAGCGTAAAGACTTCACCAGAATATCGGACTCGCTTCGGCGGACCGGAACTTCGGTGACAGTCTCCAGGCAAAGGTTTGAGGTTCCACCGCGAGCGGCATCGGCGGGGAACGAAAGTTTCAGTGGTGGCTGTAGCTCAGTTGGTTAGAGTACCGGATTGTGATTCCGGTGGTCGGGGGTTCGAATCCCCTCAGCCACCCCACTGATTCAACCGCATCGGCGCAGCCGAAACGGTATTGCAATAAACAGAAAGCACGCTACAATGTGCGTCTGAGTTTCACGGGCCGTTAGCTCAGTTGGTAGAGCAGTTGACTCTTAATCAATAGGTCCAAGGTTCGAATCCTTGACGGCCCACCAAGACGGAAGCCACCTGGTACGCCAGGTGGCTTTTTTCTTATAAGTGTGACCCTTTTGTTTCGATGGGTCACACGTTGCAGAGCCCCGCCTGGCGTGGATCTGCAACGCAGCGGGATTGCAGTGCTGGTTTCAACGATGTTGAAGAAAGTGCTTGCACCCACCGAGCGGATCGGGTCATAATTCGCGCCCCGATTTCGGGCTGTTAGCTCAGTTGGTAGAGCAGTTGACTCTTAATCAATAGGTCCAAGGTTCGAATCCTTGACAGCCCACCAGACGAAAGCCACTTGGTCATCCAGGTGGCTTTTTTCTTGCCTGTACGCCGGGTTGTGCTTCATCCACGCATGGCGTGGATCTACTGAAGTGGTGCTGGGCGTGGATCTACTGAAGCGGTGCTGAAATCAGGGGCATACGCGTCATCAGTGTTTTCAATGCTGTGCACTGCTTCTCACCGCATCGTGTCCTGCATCGCACCCAATGGATCTTCCGCGCCGATGGCGCATGCACGAAGGAAGATGTTGATGGCTGAGATCACTCGATTGCACCGCACGCTGTGGATTCCCTTCGCGTTGATGGCGCTGGCGGCCTGCACGCCGGGCAATGATCCCGCGCAGACCGTCGAGCGCGATGCGGGCGCGGAGAGCATTCCGGCGCGCCCGGTCGGTGACGCCCTGCAGATGCAGCCGGCCCAGCCGGCGGAGGGGGAGGTCCTGCCCGACGCGGTGGACGTGCAGCGCAATGCGGACGGTTCGGTGGATGTGCGCGAGGCTGCGCCTGAGTCGGTGGCTCTGCGTCGTACCGACGAAGGGGGCGTGGAGATCCGGAAGGTGGATGCGGCCGTCGACTCTGGCGCCGGCGTGGCGCCGGCCCGCGCCGTACCGCAGCAATAAGCTGCAGCCATCCCGGCCGGTCGCGCGCCCGCCGGGGATGGCTGCGATGCAGCGATCGCGCGGAGCGTGGTGGATTCAGCTTTGTGCAGGCCTTCCGATTCCAGTCGCCGCCTGCGACAATGAACGCCTGTGCCGGCCACGCGAAAGTGGCGGAATTGGTAGACGCCCTGGATTTAGGTTCCAGTGCCGCAAGGCGTGGGGGTTCGAGTCCCCCCTTTCGCACCAGTGCCGGCCTGTCCCCTGCCCCGATCGGGCCATTGGCGCCCCCCTTGACCGGCACGCGCTGGCAGTGCAGGCCGAATTGGGCGAAACTAAAGGGCTGCGGCAAGCAGGCGCGTCCCAGACGTCGTGTCCTTACAACCGTTTCATCCCAATCATCGAGCCGGGGGCCTGGGCCACCGGTGGCAGGAGTCAACATGCAAGCTTCGATCGAATCCACCGGCAACCTGGAACGCCGCCTGAGCTTCTCGCTGCCGGAAGAGCGTCTGCAGAGCCACATCGTCGGCCGCCTGGGCGAAATCGCCCGTACCACCCGCATCAAGGGTTTCCGTCCGGGCAAGGTGCCGGCCAAGGTGATCGAGCAGCGCTTCGGCGCGCAGGTCCGTGGCGAGGCGCTGGACGGCCTGCTGCGCGAGACCTTCGATGCCGCCGTGCGCGAGCACGACCTGCGCATCGTCGGCAGCCCGCGCATCGACAAGGGCGACGAGGGTGAGTTCTCCTTCGTGGCCACCGTGGAAGTGGTGCCGGACTTCGGCGACATCGACGTCAGCAAGCTGACCGTCGTGCGCCACAGCGCCGAGATCACCGACGCCGACATCGACCAGATGATCGAGAACCTGCAGAACCAGCGTCGTACCTGGGCCCCGGTCAGCCGTGGCGCGCAGGACGGTGACCTGGTCGCGGTGGAAACCTGGTCGCAGGCCGGCGAAGAGCGCCTGCCGGCCGAAGGCACCGAGAAGGGTTCGATCGTGCTCGGCCAGGGCATGATGTTCGACACCATCGAAAAGGGCCTGGTCGGCCTGGCCAAGGGCGAAGAAAAGACCCTGGACGTCGAGTTCCCGGCTGACTGGCGCGTGCCGGTGCTGGCCGGCAAGACCGTGCAGGTCACCGTCAAGGTTGCCGAAGTGTCCGAGCCGGTCGTGCCGGCGGTCGACGAGGCCTTCATCAAGAGCTTCGGCGTGAAGGGTGGCGACGTCGAGCAGTTCCGCAGCGACATCCGCGCCAACCTGGAGCGCGAGCTGAAGGGCGCGCTGATGAACCGCCTGCGCCGTGAAGTGGGCGAGCAGCTGATCGCCGCCTACGCCTCGGTGGAAATGCCGCCGCGCCTGGTCGAGAACGAAGCCCGCGCCATGCTGGCCCAGCAGGTCGAGCAGATCCGCCGCAACGGCCAGAACGTCGGCGAAATCCCGGCTGATGCCCATGAAGGCTTCAAGGACGCCGCCGCCAAGCGCGTGCTGGTCGGCCTGCTGGTCGGTGAAGTGGCCCGCATCAACGACCTGCGCCTGGAAGCCAAGCGCCTGAACGAAACGATGCGTCTGATCGCTTCGACCTACGAAGAGCCGGAACAGGTCATTGAGATGTACCGCAACGACCCCCAGCTGATGTCTGGCCTGCAGAACCGTGTGATGGAAGAGCAGGTGATCGACTGGATCGCCGAGCGTGCCCAGCACACCGAAGAGAAGCTGTCGTTCCAGGACGCGATCCGCCAGTAAGCCCGGGCGGATCACCGGATGCCCCGCGCCTTTGCCGGCGCGGGGTTGTTGCCCCCCAAGATAGGTACCTCACGTAATGGACAACCGAACCAAAGCCCTGAACCTGGTTCCGATGGTGGTCGAGCAGACCAGCCGCGGCGAGCGTGCCTACGACATCTATTCGCGCCTGTTGAAGGAGCGCCTGATCTTCCTCGTGGGCCCGATCGACGATCACATGGCCAACGTGGTGGTGGCGCAGTTGCTGTTCCTGGAATCGGAAAACCCGGAAAAGGACATCAACATCTACATCAACTCGCCGGGTGGCGTGGTCACCGCCGGCATGGCGATCTACGACACCATGCAGTACATCAAGCCGAATGTGAGCACCACCTGCATCGGCCAGGCCGCCTCGATGGGCGCCCTGCTGCTGGCCGCGGGCGAAGCCGGCAAGCGCTATGCGCTGCCGAATTCGCGCGTGATGATCCACCAGCCGCTGGGCGGCTACCAGGGCCAGGCCACTGACATCGACATCCACGCGCGCGAGATCCTGACCCTGCGTTCGCGCCTGAACGAGGTGCTGGCCAAGCACACCGGCCAGTCGCTGGAGACGATCGCCCGCGACACCGAGCGCGACAACTTCAAGAGTGCCTTCGAGGCGCAGGCCTACGGCCTGGTCGACCAGGTCCTGGAGCGTCGTCCGGATGAGTCGATCCAGGCCGGTTGACCGGCCTTCACGGGGCCATGGAGGCCCCGTTCCTGCAGGGTCGGGCGGGACTGGCGTCCCCTCGGCCCTGTGCTATTCTCGAATCGAACCCCCGTTCAGCGGGTGGGGTAACTGGGTAAGCGAAGCATGAGCGAAGACCGCCAAGGTCGTTCCACGGACACCGGCAAGATCCTCTACTGCTCTTTCTGCGGCAAGAGCCAGCATGAAGTGCGCAAGCTGATTGCGGGTCCGAGCGTATTCATCTGCGATGAATGCGTGGAGCTGTGCAACGACATCATCCGTGAGGAGCTGGAGGA
This portion of the Stenotrophomonas sp. WZN-1 genome encodes:
- the tig gene encoding trigger factor, which produces MQASIESTGNLERRLSFSLPEERLQSHIVGRLGEIARTTRIKGFRPGKVPAKVIEQRFGAQVRGEALDGLLRETFDAAVREHDLRIVGSPRIDKGDEGEFSFVATVEVVPDFGDIDVSKLTVVRHSAEITDADIDQMIENLQNQRRTWAPVSRGAQDGDLVAVETWSQAGEERLPAEGTEKGSIVLGQGMMFDTIEKGLVGLAKGEEKTLDVEFPADWRVPVLAGKTVQVTVKVAEVSEPVVPAVDEAFIKSFGVKGGDVEQFRSDIRANLERELKGALMNRLRREVGEQLIAAYASVEMPPRLVENEARAMLAQQVEQIRRNGQNVGEIPADAHEGFKDAAAKRVLVGLLVGEVARINDLRLEAKRLNETMRLIASTYEEPEQVIEMYRNDPQLMSGLQNRVMEEQVIDWIAERAQHTEEKLSFQDAIRQ
- a CDS encoding Bax inhibitor-1/YccA family protein, with amino-acid sequence MRSGNPALSESTFLDLASGSVVTSPDQVMTLNGTANKTGILLLLTVLTAAFAWSQSVDEYGQVSGSASLYAIGGAIGGLVLALITIFKKEWSPVTAPMYALVEGLFLGAVSALFNMKYPGIVFQAVLLTFGTLAALLFAYRSGVIKATENFKMGVVAATGGIALLYLASFVLGFFNINVPVIHDSSWLGIAFSLFVVVVAALNLVLDFDFIETGVAQRAPKYMEWYGAFGLMVTLVWLYVEFLRLLSKIQQR
- the clpP gene encoding ATP-dependent Clp endopeptidase proteolytic subunit ClpP, which codes for MDNRTKALNLVPMVVEQTSRGERAYDIYSRLLKERLIFLVGPIDDHMANVVVAQLLFLESENPEKDINIYINSPGGVVTAGMAIYDTMQYIKPNVSTTCIGQAASMGALLLAAGEAGKRYALPNSRVMIHQPLGGYQGQATDIDIHAREILTLRSRLNEVLAKHTGQSLETIARDTERDNFKSAFEAQAYGLVDQVLERRPDESIQAG